The Microcystis aeruginosa NIES-843 sequence CTTAAGCACAAGGGTTAAATCTTCGGCATGAGACACCGAAACCGCCTCGTTATCGCTTAATTCGGGCTTGCCATCCCCCCGACGCTGAATCACACTAGGGGATGAGGTTAACATCCCTAAACTGCGATCGCTTCTGACTCGTCTTTCTACCGTTGCATCCTGATCGAGAATTAAAGTTAAATCGACATTAGGCATCACCTCCTTAATCTTTCGTTCTAAATAACAGGGTAAAAGGGCTGGAATCCAGGTATCTTGAGGATTTCTGTGTTTAATCACCTTTAATTCCAATCCTTGCCACACTTCTAAGAGATTGCCATCGTTATTGAATACCTCAAGATCATAGACAAAGGTATCTCCTTGATGAAGTCTTTCTTTGGCTGAAACAAACTGATTTTCGCCTAAATTGACAGAATATACCGTTAAGCGTTCTATGCCAGTGGGTAGAATAGTGGCATGGGGAACACAAGCTTGTAAAGCATGGATAACGGCATCTCTTGCCCCTGCATCGCCTAAAATCAGGGATTGAGGTAAATAACGACTAAACCAAGCAGTTTTTTGCTCAATGTTAATTTCTGCAATACATTCGGTTGCTTTGAGATGAGAATAACCCTTAATTCGTTGAAATCTTGCTTTATGGAACAATAAATGACCATATAAGTCCGTATCTGGGTTAATTTGAGGGTTATTTTTTCCTTCTTTAAGGGGGACAGGGGGGATCATTGGGCGACAGTCTGGCTCCCCCACAGAAGAATGGCTGATGATGGCTTCAAAATGATCGATACTAAACCCTGTATTGGCACAGCGAATAACGGCCTTAACCTTTCCAGAATCGGTGATTAAGGTAGCAATTTGTATCTTTAAGGGTTGATCGGCAGAAACCACGATCGGACGGTTAAATTTAACCGATTCAAACCTTAATCCTCCAGTTTCCCCCTTGTTAAGGGTTTGATCCTCCTTCCTTGCTAAGGTGGGGAGTAATGCAGTGGCCACCTGTGCGATCGCTTCTAACCCCAGGACACCGGGGAAAATGTATTCTCCTTGATAAACATGATCTTGTAAATAAGGATCATTGTCTAAGGATAATTCTGCTTCAGTAATCAGTTCAATTCCCGTGTAATCAACTTTCTTTGTCTCTAAAAAGCGTAAAAAAGACAATTCTTGCGGTTTTAAGCTTAAAGTCGGCGGTTCACCAAAACGCCCAGCGATAATGACAGAGGCAGTGGGTAGGGATTGATTTAAAAGTAAATGTAAGTATTTAATGCCAATATCGGGAGAAATAGGGGTAATACCTTCATTTCTTAGCTTTTCAACTGTTCCTAAACGTTCTCCCATGCCAATACCGGACCAAACCGACCATTCTAGGTTTAAACAGCGACAATTAGGGTATTTTCGACTAAATTCCGCTACAATATTCCCTAACCATTCATTGGCTAACCCATAGTCTGCTTCTCCTTTCAATCCAGTTTCGGCAATAATTGAACCGAAGCTGATTAAATAGTTGAGAGAATCGGGATTAATTTCCGTTAAGATATGTTGCAAACCCTTGACTTTTGGGGCTAAAGTTGCTAAGAAATCTTCTGGCTCAAGATGTTGAATCAATTTCGGTGTATTAACCCCTGCACCGTGTAAAATGCCCGTAATTTCTCCTAAATTTGTCTTAATTTCGGCGATAGTTTGCTGAACTGACTCAGCATCACTGACATCACAAGAATAATAATGGACTTGGATGTTTGCAGACTTCATTCTTGCTAAATTTTCGGCTAATTCTCGGTTATCTTCAGGTTGAGAACGTCCTAAAATCGCTAAGGTGGCTTTATTTTCTTTAGCTAAGGATAAGGCACATTCTGAGGCAATACCTCTCCCTCCCCCCGTCACCAAAAGAAGCTCCTTGATTTTGCTTTTATTTGGCCTTTTTAGGGCTTTTTTCTGCTTAGGGTTATCGGTATCTTTTTCTAACCCTAACAAGTTTAATTGACGAAGAAACCGTTTTCCGTTTTCATCATAATAAACTTCTGTATAGCTATCGGTTGCAGTGATTTCTGAGAGAATGATATTAACTGCATTGGGATGATGAAAAGGAATATCAATCACACAGGTAGGAATTTGACGATTTTCTAGATAAAAAGTTCTCGCAAAGGACGCATATCCTCCTCCTTGTTGAATCAAAATTAAGGGTTTTTTTTCTTTTATAGATAATTTTGCCCCTTTTAAAAGCAAATCGATTTCTGATTTATCAGGATAGGGTTTTAAACAAATAATAATCCCTTTTTCCTGCTCATGCTTTAAGGTGGGTTGTAAAAGAGATAGGTTAGGTAATAAAGGATGATCAGCATGGGCGATAATATGCCAATTTCCCGCTTTTTCTCGATTTATTTGCTTTTTATCTGATTTAATTAACGGTTTTTCGATTAATTCAACCGTAAACGCACGCACCCAATTATCAACACCCATAGGGATTGATTCTTGAGGAATTTGAGGATTATTTTTGCCTAATTCTTCTAAAGCTGCTGCTAGATACTGAATAGTTGCATTGGCATAATCTGTCGGTGAATGGGGAGGAGATAAGTCTAACTGACGCGCTGCTTCGATCACTAATTGACTGACACTGATAGAATTAAGGTGCAGATCCGCCAGCAAGCGATGATGATTTTCAATGGTTTCTAGGGGTAACTCTGTTTTTTGTGCGACTAATTGACGAATAACTTCAATTTTTGAGGTTTGAGGTTTCAGGTTTGAGGTATTAGGTTTGAGGTTTTGGCTATGATTAGGTAATAAAAGATCAATATTCTCTACTTTTGCCTGTTGACTTTTGCCCTTTGCCTTGATCTCACATGGATTGCCAATAAAATGGGGTTGATAGTCTAAATTAAAGGGACGACTAAATCTATCTTCAAATAACCCTTGATAGTTAACCTTGACACCATTAACAAACATCACTGCAACCGTTTTCAATAACCCTTGTAAAGACTCACTACTGCTATCGAGAGAAATTACGGGAATATCCGTTATATCTGCCACTAAACGGCTTAATATCGAACCAGAACCCACTTCAATGAATAAATCAACCTCTTTCTCTGCTGACTTGACTGCATCGATGAAGCGCACGGGTGAGGTGATTTGTTCTAACAAAAGCGAGCGCCAGTCGGTATTTAATGGCAATTTTTCGCCTGTTACGGTAGAAATAACCGTTTTTTCCAGGGAATTTAAGGGATAAGTTTGTAAATAATCTTCTAAGGGTTGCACAGCCCGGGCCACTAGGGGAGAATGGAAAGCGTGGGAGACAGGCAAATAAACGGTTTTAATGCCTTTATTTTGGGCTTTTTCAACAACATCTTTAATCCCTAAGGCCTCTCCTGAGATTATTGTCTGATAGGGTGAATTTAATCCCGCAATCTCAACGATACGTCCATTTAATAAACTTTTAACCGTTTCTGCATCGGCGTTAATGCTGGCCATTCTACCTGTTGGGTGGCCCAGTTGTGCCATTGCTTGACCGCGAATTTTAGCTAGATTAATTAATTGAGTCTTATCATAGGCATTTGCCCAAAATAAAGCGCATAATTCCCCTAAACTGTGTCCTATGGCTAAATCTGCTTTAATATTTAAGTTTTCTAAGAGTTGTAACCCCCCTAGGCAAGCCGTAATGATCGCCGGTTGAGCAATATTCGTCACCGTGTTATCCTTACCCTTGGCTAACTGAGCCTTGTTATATAATTGTTTAATCACAGGAAAACGTCTTTCCCAGAGTCCCCCATGAAGATAAACTGGTGCGGATTGCCCCGGAAAGAGAAAACCTATTTTATTGATCTGTTTTTCGTTATTGGTAAAGATATTATCTAAATTTTGACCGGGGGGGATCAACGAGCGCAAGCCTTGCGCTCCTACAAGGTGATTGGTTAAGCTATCGGGGGAAGATGCAATAATGGCCAGACGATAGGGTAAATGAGGATTGACCTTTTTCGCTAATTCAACGGCAAGATCCGTCATTTCTGACTGGGATATGCGAGGAACAATATTTAATAACCGATTAACCTGTGCTTGTAAGTCTTCTTGACTATTTGCACTCAATAGGAATAACTCCGCATCTTGGGGAGAATGGATTAATTTTTGTTCCTGTGGCGTTAAAGTGTGACGACGAATCTGACTTAATCCCTCTATGATAATATGACTATTAATGCCCCCAAAACCCATGGCACTCACTCCTGCCCGTAAAGGTAAGGAATTTGGCCAGATTTGCCCCTCTTTTAATACCTGTAACCTTGCCTTGTCTTCGGTTAACCGAGCCTGAGGGCGATCGCATCCCGTCACCGGTGGTAAAATTTGACGATGAACCGCCATAGTCGCCTTAATTAACCCTGCTATCCCTGCCGCCGCCTTAGTATGGCCAATATTCGCTTTAATTGAACCAATAACGGCTTTATTTACCGTATCTGGATGAATACGAGATAAAACCTCTAATTCGGTTCCATCACCCACCGCCGTTCCCGTACCATGGCCTTCAAAATAAGCTATAGTATCCCCCGTAAATTCAGCCCGTTTATAGGCGCGATTTAAAGCAAATAACTGTCCTTCCACTTCCGGGCGAGTAATTCCGCCTTTGCCATCGGAAGAAATCCCCCAACCCTGAATAACAGCATAAATCCGTTTATTTTGGGCTAGGGCATCCCCATGACGCATTAACACCAGAAAACCGCATCCTTCCCCCGGAATAAACCCATTAGACCCTTGATCATACACTTTCATCTCCCCAGAGGCTAAGGCCCCCGTTTTAGCAAAACCCACCAACTCAAAAGGGTCCATACTAATATCCACACCCCCGACTAAAGCGATATCTAAATCTTCAGCGACTAAAGCCGAACAACCATTCGCTACTGCCAGTAAAGAGGAACTACAAGCCCCATCGACGATATATCCGCCCCCTTTTAAGTCAAAATAATTACAAATTCTCCCCGCTATCGTATTCGAGAGATTTCCCGCTAAAGATTCCTCTCCAATCGGTTCAAAGGGTTCTTTAAAGCGATTTTCTAATTCATTTAAGAAAATTTGCCGTTCTTTGTCCGATAATCCTTGTTTTAATAATTGTTCTTCTACCCTATGACGCACATAGGGCCAACGCAATCTTAGGGTATTAGCCCGCGATAACTCGCCTGTGAGGGTATTTCCCAGTAAAACCCCGGTTGTTTCTTTATTTAACCCCTTTCCGTCGGGAAATCCGGCATCATTCAACGCCTGAGACGCAATATCTAACGCTAACCAGTGGGCTAAATCAGCCGAACGAAAGGTACTCCCCACCACTTTATAAGCAATGCGATCGAATTCATAGCCCTCAATAACGGCAGCTTGAGTCGAATAAATGACATCGGGGGCGCTTTTATCGGGAGAATAGTAGTCACTTAACGATAATCGCTCTGAGGGAAAGCGACGAAATGCCCGACGCTGAGACAGGACATTTTCCCATAATTCCTGTGGAGAATCGGCATCAGGATAAAGACAAGCCATGCCAACAATAGCAATTTGAGGAGAAGCTTTCATAGTCAATGACCAGGAGAATGTTACTGTAGGGGCGTAAGGCTTACGCCCTTTTCATTTGTAGTTTGTAGCTAAAAGCTGTAGGGTGGGCTTTGCCCACAAAAACCGCATAATATATTGGTTAGGGAGTTGATAAAATGCCAGAAGCCTGTACTAGGGGTAATTTTGCTTTTAAGGGTTCAACCGCTAATATCAACCCTCTGAAACAACACACCAGTGTCAATCCGAAAAACATCCCAAAAACAAGATGAAAGGACATCAAAATGCCATAAGCAACGGCTACAGATGCCCCAAAAATTATCTGCTCACGGGGGTTAATCGGTGTTGTTCCCGGATCCGTTACCATATAGAAGGTAAAGAGGACAAAAGCCACCCCTGTCATGGGTAATAGGGCGGGGATTAACGCTGTGTGAAAGATAGCACTTCTAAGGATTGCTTGTAAGATAAAAGCCCCTAACCATCCGGCAATTAAAGGCAATTTACGAGTAAAACGGGCATTTAAAAACGTTCCCGTACAAACAATTAAGACGGGTAAAATCCAATCTGCCCAACCGCTTAAATTCTCAGTAAACTGATAGGGGGGCGCGATGCCAATCCAGGGAAATAAGAGTAAGGTAACGCTAATACCAAAATTAGAAGGATTGAGAAAATGACGGGTTTTATCCGCCACTTGTAACCGAAAAATTGCTTTAGATCCGATAGCCACCGCTACTGCAAACATAATCGGAAATAAACGCTCATTAGCATAGAGTAACATAGCGATCGCTAATGAGGTAATATGGGCAGAAAGCAGAAAATCGACAAACTGACCGATACTTCCTAAATATCTAGGTTTAAAGCCATTTACCCTAGCATCAACGCTTTCTAATAATAATTCTACGCTGTAACCTGTTGCTAAAGCCACCAGAGGTTGCGCCCAAGATTGTTCAAATCCGAGGACAGTATGACCTAAAATATTGAGAAAGGTAATCGCTATAGCAAAGCGTCGTAATCCTGCTAAACGGTTAGGTTGATAGGAAACCGTAGAACGCTCTACTGAAGAGCTAAAATAGGGAAGATTAAATAATTGAGTGGTTGTCATGGTTATTGTTGAAGATGAGTTAAAGGAAATTATCTTTCCCAAAAGTGATTTACTGAGTGATGAACCCCCTATGGAAACAGAGTTACATCTGCGTCAATTGATGCTTTTGATCCAATCACTAGAGTTATTATGGAAAGACCGCCAAGATTTCTATGCTTTTGGTAATCTGACTATTTATTACAGCCCTAATCAACGAAAATCAGAATATTTTAGGGGTCCTGATTTTTTTGTGGTTTTGGGAGTAGCAAGAAAACCGCGTAAAAGTTGGGTAGTGTGGGAAGAAGAGGGGAAATATCCCCAGGTCATCATCGAGATTTTGTCTGATTCAACGGCAGAAACTGATAGAGGTTTAAAGAAAGAAATTTATCAGGAAACTTTCCGGACTCCTAATTATTTTTGGTTTGATCTCACCAGTTTAGAATTTAAGGGGTTTCAGTTGATGGCAGGAAAATACGAAGAAATTGCAGCGAATGAACAGGGCTGGTTATGGAGTCAACAGTTAGAATTATTTTTAGGGATTCATC is a genomic window containing:
- a CDS encoding type I polyketide synthase — its product is MKASPQIAIVGMACLYPDADSPQELWENVLSQRRAFRRFPSERLSLSDYYSPDKSAPDVIYSTQAAVIEGYEFDRIAYKVVGSTFRSADLAHWLALDIASQALNDAGFPDGKGLNKETTGVLLGNTLTGELSRANTLRLRWPYVRHRVEEQLLKQGLSDKERQIFLNELENRFKEPFEPIGEESLAGNLSNTIAGRICNYFDLKGGGYIVDGACSSSLLAVANGCSALVAEDLDIALVGGVDISMDPFELVGFAKTGALASGEMKVYDQGSNGFIPGEGCGFLVLMRHGDALAQNKRIYAVIQGWGISSDGKGGITRPEVEGQLFALNRAYKRAEFTGDTIAYFEGHGTGTAVGDGTELEVLSRIHPDTVNKAVIGSIKANIGHTKAAAGIAGLIKATMAVHRQILPPVTGCDRPQARLTEDKARLQVLKEGQIWPNSLPLRAGVSAMGFGGINSHIIIEGLSQIRRHTLTPQEQKLIHSPQDAELFLLSANSQEDLQAQVNRLLNIVPRISQSEMTDLAVELAKKVNPHLPYRLAIIASSPDSLTNHLVGAQGLRSLIPPGQNLDNIFTNNEKQINKIGFLFPGQSAPVYLHGGLWERRFPVIKQLYNKAQLAKGKDNTVTNIAQPAIITACLGGLQLLENLNIKADLAIGHSLGELCALFWANAYDKTQLINLAKIRGQAMAQLGHPTGRMASINADAETVKSLLNGRIVEIAGLNSPYQTIISGEALGIKDVVEKAQNKGIKTVYLPVSHAFHSPLVARAVQPLEDYLQTYPLNSLEKTVISTVTGEKLPLNTDWRSLLLEQITSPVRFIDAVKSAEKEVDLFIEVGSGSILSRLVADITDIPVISLDSSSESLQGLLKTVAVMFVNGVKVNYQGLFEDRFSRPFNLDYQPHFIGNPCEIKAKGKSQQAKVENIDLLLPNHSQNLKPNTSNLKPQTSKIEVIRQLVAQKTELPLETIENHHRLLADLHLNSISVSQLVIEAARQLDLSPPHSPTDYANATIQYLAAALEELGKNNPQIPQESIPMGVDNWVRAFTVELIEKPLIKSDKKQINREKAGNWHIIAHADHPLLPNLSLLQPTLKHEQEKGIIICLKPYPDKSEIDLLLKGAKLSIKEKKPLILIQQGGGYASFARTFYLENRQIPTCVIDIPFHHPNAVNIILSEITATDSYTEVYYDENGKRFLRQLNLLGLEKDTDNPKQKKALKRPNKSKIKELLLVTGGGRGIASECALSLAKENKATLAILGRSQPEDNRELAENLARMKSANIQVHYYSCDVSDAESVQQTIAEIKTNLGEITGILHGAGVNTPKLIQHLEPEDFLATLAPKVKGLQHILTEINPDSLNYLISFGSIIAETGLKGEADYGLANEWLGNIVAEFSRKYPNCRCLNLEWSVWSGIGMGERLGTVEKLRNEGITPISPDIGIKYLHLLLNQSLPTASVIIAGRFGEPPTLSLKPQELSFLRFLETKKVDYTGIELITEAELSLDNDPYLQDHVYQGEYIFPGVLGLEAIAQVATALLPTLARKEDQTLNKGETGGLRFESVKFNRPIVVSADQPLKIQIATLITDSGKVKAVIRCANTGFSIDHFEAIISHSSVGEPDCRPMIPPVPLKEGKNNPQINPDTDLYGHLLFHKARFQRIKGYSHLKATECIAEINIEQKTAWFSRYLPQSLILGDAGARDAVIHALQACVPHATILPTGIERLTVYSVNLGENQFVSAKERLHQGDTFVYDLEVFNNDGNLLEVWQGLELKVIKHRNPQDTWIPALLPCYLERKIKEVMPNVDLTLILDQDATVERRVRSDRSLGMLTSSPSVIQRRGDGKPELSDNEAVSVSHAEDLTLVLKGASGCDLEPIIPRNVQMWRDLLGENSFNLAEVISQENHEDLNIAATRIWSAKESIKKAGLSLDIPLTLSSFSQQSTPLSPILWLSSGKDLIITLPVYFRETKTAFILAIFVQTVPEKSDLLQTELSKFF
- a CDS encoding Uma2 family endonuclease — translated: MVIVEDELKEIIFPKSDLLSDEPPMETELHLRQLMLLIQSLELLWKDRQDFYAFGNLTIYYSPNQRKSEYFRGPDFFVVLGVARKPRKSWVVWEEEGKYPQVIIEILSDSTAETDRGLKKEIYQETFRTPNYFWFDLTSLEFKGFQLMAGKYEEIAANEQGWLWSQQLELFLGIHRKFWV